TCTCTTCGACCCGGCCTTCGATCCGGGCCGAAAGGGTCTCCCGTTCCCGGATGAGCGCGTCCAGCGTTTCCCGGTGCTTCCGGATTTCCTGGTCGAGGACCGCCAGCCGGTCGTGATCGCCCAGCGTGGGAATCGCTGCCCTGTTTTTTTTCCGGTCTGCCAGAAAAAAATAGATGCCCGCCCCTGTCACTGCCGTCAGGATGATCGTCGCGTAGAGAAACAGATGAAACAATCCATTGTTCATGACATGCCCCCGGTCCGGGAATGGGAGAAATCCCGATATTTTCGGATTCATCACTTTTTTGCCAGATGCCGGTGTCGGGGTCAAGGAGGTCACATGCCGGGAATGTGTGCGGATTCATCCTCCGGTCGCGAAGTGTCCCGGAGAGTCCATTTTCTGGCGCTGTCGCTCTGGAGACTGGAGCAGATTGTCCGCTCGGGGAGGGATCCATTTTTTTCGGTCAACGGGGAAGCCGGCTATCTTCATTCCGGACCGTTTCCATCCGGTGTGCCGTCGGAAATTCCGATGGAGATTTTTCGGGAAAAGGCCGTTCGGGTTCTTGACAAAGCCAAACGGCAGGGGATTATGATGATCGCGATTGATGAGCCGGCATACCCGGAAATTTTGCTGCGGTTGCCCGATCCCCCTCTGGTCCTTTTTTTCCGGGGGGTTTTGCCCGGGCGTCCCGGGATCGCAATGGTGGGAACCCGTCGGCCGACGGTGGAGGCAAGGCGCGGGTTCGAATCCCTTGCGGCCGGATTGTCCCGGTTCGGTCTTCCGATCGTTTCGGGCCTCGCGGCCGGCCTCGACGCGGCTGCCCACCGGGGTGC
This portion of the Leptospirillum ferriphilum genome encodes:
- the dprA gene encoding DNA-processing protein DprA, whose translation is MPGMCADSSSGREVSRRVHFLALSLWRLEQIVRSGRDPFFSVNGEAGYLHSGPFPSGVPSEIPMEIFREKAVRVLDKAKRQGIMMIAIDEPAYPEILLRLPDPPLVLFFRGVLPGRPGIAMVGTRRPTVEARRGFESLAAGLSRFGLPIVSGLAAGLDAAAHRGALLGKGTTVAVVGTGLDRVYPDFHRTLAGEILSGGGCIVSEFPPGSPPDGWHFPFRNRIVVGLSAGIVAGPHRRASGTSVTVRRALGEGRDVVVYDRGGFGETTEGPEALLEQGARRVSSAEDVILALGETGIGGKEVRQDG